From a region of the Streptomyces sp. NBC_00193 genome:
- a CDS encoding DUF6227 family protein, protein MSDPHETTEAHLERLLGRALNSFDLPDELVERLGTALAHRSSLHTTRRSPAAGPWREIHRHAYLLSDGDSVVLWELAHRQDSDLSIRYEVFASKAETCLAAARLFGEVPSQVARELVEVTVEEEPESDIAVLSSLFTNPTPAQRHREYAVEESADHARRVLRRAENPDRPGERVALLLRSAYAHQITQVFGTRQCLADGRDAGFSLYEHSFVLLDGSEFSLWEVEHTVTPDGRHMCEVYETETAARGAMELRARVR, encoded by the coding sequence TTGAGCGATCCGCACGAGACAACCGAGGCGCACCTCGAGCGACTCCTGGGCCGCGCCCTCAACTCCTTCGACCTGCCTGACGAATTGGTCGAGCGGCTGGGCACCGCGCTCGCCCACAGGTCCTCGCTCCACACCACCCGGCGCAGCCCGGCGGCGGGACCGTGGCGGGAGATACACCGGCACGCCTACCTGCTGTCCGACGGCGACTCCGTGGTCCTGTGGGAGCTGGCGCACCGTCAGGACTCCGACCTCTCGATACGGTACGAGGTCTTCGCGAGCAAGGCGGAGACCTGCCTCGCGGCGGCCCGGCTCTTCGGCGAGGTCCCCTCGCAGGTGGCGCGGGAGCTCGTGGAGGTGACGGTCGAGGAGGAGCCGGAGAGCGACATCGCCGTGCTGAGCTCGCTGTTCACCAATCCGACCCCGGCCCAGCGGCACCGCGAGTACGCGGTGGAGGAGTCCGCGGACCACGCCCGCCGGGTGCTGCGCCGTGCGGAGAACCCGGACCGGCCGGGCGAGCGGGTGGCCCTGCTCCTGCGCTCGGCCTACGCGCACCAGATCACTCAGGTGTTCGGCACCCGGCAGTGCCTGGCGGACGGGCGGGACGCCGGCTTCAGCCTGTACGAGCACTCCTTCGTCCTGCTGGACGGCAGCGAGTTCAGCCTGTGGGAGGTCGAGCACACGGTGACCCCGGACGGGCGGCACATGTGCGAGGTCTACGAGACCGAAACGGCCGCGCGCGGAGCCATGGAGCTCCGCGCGCGGGTGAGGTGA
- a CDS encoding chaplin, which yields MKKRLMRGTTLAVASAALLMGGAGLASAHGGDGATANGFTGESPGVLSGNLLQVPVDVPVNVCGNTVNVIALLNPAFGTTCVNA from the coding sequence ATGAAGAAGAGGCTGATGCGCGGCACCACCCTGGCGGTCGCGAGCGCGGCGCTGCTGATGGGCGGCGCGGGCCTCGCCTCCGCGCACGGCGGCGACGGCGCGACGGCGAACGGCTTCACCGGCGAGTCCCCCGGCGTCCTGAGCGGCAACCTGCTCCAGGTCCCGGTCGACGTCCCGGTGAACGTGTGCGGCAACACCGTGAACGTGATCGCCCTGCTGAACCCCGCGTTCGGCACCACCTGCGTCAACGCCTGA
- a CDS encoding DUF3344 domain-containing protein gives MSESGVISLLISDKVHSCFVPLIENGDRVMGSSRRILGTLGLLSCLTLSVNVPFAGTAAGAAAPPGARSPLVKEAPRVPFAQRYQAVQHGGLVRASNSSIGCRKEESEQAEPCAAVNKGAAGTNGDYEMFYDEVDKDPDTYNSTRAELKVPAGAKVSYARLYWGGNLRVGEQKPPEDNGRVLVAEPGGAYKEVLADTVIGHRSDAAGDAYQASADVTPLVRKGGAGMWTVAQLNIAMGHSDMGAWGGWTLVVAYEHPQEPVRRVSIWDGFEGLAAGAGDGTVDLTGLDAAPGAQGRVGVVAYDGDRGTLGDSLTVTADSGRRISLSDGENPFNDVMNSTITEFGDHSFVRQPEHMNNLGYDADVFDLSPALSGGARSLTFGFTGEKQGHFLGVLFVQTDARR, from the coding sequence ATGAGCGAGTCCGGCGTGATTTCCCTCCTGATTTCTGACAAAGTTCACTCCTGTTTTGTCCCCTTGATCGAAAATGGAGACAGGGTCATGGGTTCCTCCCGCAGAATCCTCGGCACGCTCGGTCTGCTGTCCTGCCTCACACTTTCGGTGAACGTGCCCTTTGCCGGTACGGCTGCCGGGGCCGCCGCCCCGCCGGGTGCGCGGAGTCCGCTGGTCAAGGAAGCACCTCGGGTGCCTTTCGCTCAGCGTTACCAAGCCGTGCAGCACGGCGGCCTGGTCCGGGCCTCGAACTCGTCCATCGGATGCCGCAAGGAGGAGTCCGAGCAGGCCGAGCCGTGTGCCGCGGTCAACAAGGGCGCGGCCGGGACCAACGGCGACTACGAGATGTTCTACGACGAGGTCGACAAGGACCCGGACACCTACAACTCCACCCGGGCCGAGCTCAAGGTCCCGGCGGGCGCGAAGGTCTCGTACGCCCGGCTGTACTGGGGCGGGAACCTGCGGGTCGGCGAGCAGAAGCCGCCGGAGGACAACGGCCGGGTGCTCGTTGCCGAGCCGGGCGGCGCGTACAAGGAAGTGCTGGCCGACACGGTGATCGGGCACCGCAGCGACGCGGCCGGCGATGCCTACCAGGCATCCGCCGACGTGACCCCGCTGGTCCGCAAGGGCGGTGCCGGGATGTGGACGGTGGCCCAGCTGAACATCGCCATGGGGCACTCGGACATGGGTGCCTGGGGCGGCTGGACGCTGGTGGTGGCCTACGAGCACCCGCAGGAGCCGGTGCGCAGGGTCTCGATCTGGGACGGCTTCGAAGGGCTGGCCGCGGGGGCCGGTGACGGGACGGTGGACCTCACCGGTCTGGACGCAGCGCCCGGCGCGCAGGGGCGGGTCGGCGTGGTCGCGTACGACGGGGACCGCGGAACGCTCGGTGATTCACTCACGGTGACTGCCGACAGTGGGCGCCGGATCAGTCTCAGTGACGGAGAAAATCCTTTTAATGATGTTATGAATTCCACGATCACGGAATTCGGAGATCACTCGTTCGTGCGACAGCCCGAACATATGAATAACCTCGGATATGACGCGGACGTGTTCGATCTGAGCCCCGCCCTGTCCGGTGGCGCCCGCAGCCTGACCTTCGGGTTCACGGGCGAAAAGCAGGGTCATTTCCTCGGTGTGCTCTTCGTTCAGACAGACGCGCGCCGCTGA
- a CDS encoding chaplin encodes MRQVLSRQVLGKGVLTAAAASSLLSIATGAAYAQPGAMAEASHSPGVLAGNSVSVPITFSPNVCGNTVDAGAGLNPAMGNNCATTTGSDGGHDYERYLSPQQAEQVRRYVDQHDRDDRREDREDRHEQGGYGDRGPEQQGGHGDDGPGQQGGHEDHGPGQQGGYGESGGPGEEECDDHPAPEKPEPRPQHPPEQHAEHPPAPQHAPPAPKPLPTPAPEAEHPAPAPAPAPAPVVQAPAPQPEPVPAPAPAPAPVEEAPQPLPAPAPGPAPVVEEAPHTLPAPAPVVQEAPAPMPPHGSQVVEHPAPVVPPADQPPAAPAGDLPVPLPPAPLPAPAPAPAPVPAPAPAPAPEAVPVAAVPAGPARQELAATGAGQPGAAAALASALILGGAILYRRSRNAA; translated from the coding sequence ATGCGACAGGTACTGAGCCGACAGGTACTGGGCAAGGGGGTGCTCACCGCGGCCGCCGCGTCCAGTCTGCTGTCGATCGCGACCGGCGCGGCCTACGCACAACCCGGGGCGATGGCCGAGGCCTCCCATTCGCCGGGCGTGCTGGCCGGCAACAGCGTCTCGGTACCGATCACCTTCTCGCCGAACGTGTGCGGCAACACCGTGGACGCCGGAGCGGGCCTCAACCCCGCCATGGGCAACAACTGCGCCACCACGACCGGCTCCGACGGCGGACACGACTACGAGCGCTACCTCAGCCCGCAGCAGGCGGAGCAGGTCCGCCGGTACGTCGACCAGCACGACCGGGACGACCGGCGCGAGGACCGCGAGGACCGGCACGAGCAGGGCGGCTACGGCGACCGCGGACCCGAGCAGCAGGGCGGCCACGGAGACGACGGACCCGGGCAGCAGGGCGGCCACGAGGACCACGGACCCGGGCAGCAGGGCGGCTACGGGGAGTCCGGCGGCCCCGGCGAGGAGGAGTGCGACGACCACCCCGCCCCGGAGAAGCCCGAGCCGCGGCCGCAGCACCCGCCGGAGCAGCACGCCGAGCACCCCCCGGCCCCGCAGCACGCGCCCCCCGCGCCGAAGCCGCTGCCCACGCCTGCTCCCGAGGCGGAGCACCCGGCGCCCGCACCGGCTCCCGCGCCCGCTCCCGTAGTGCAGGCACCCGCGCCGCAGCCCGAGCCCGTACCGGCGCCGGCACCGGCTCCCGCACCGGTCGAGGAGGCCCCGCAGCCGCTTCCGGCGCCGGCCCCCGGGCCCGCTCCCGTAGTGGAGGAGGCTCCGCACACGCTCCCCGCTCCGGCGCCCGTCGTGCAGGAAGCCCCCGCGCCGATGCCCCCGCACGGCAGCCAGGTCGTGGAGCACCCGGCGCCGGTAGTGCCCCCGGCCGACCAGCCGCCGGCGGCCCCCGCCGGTGACCTGCCCGTCCCGCTCCCCCCGGCACCGCTGCCCGCCCCGGCACCCGCCCCGGCCCCGGTTCCCGCGCCGGCTCCGGCACCCGCGCCCGAGGCCGTTCCCGTCGCGGCGGTCCCCGCGGGCCCCGCGCGGCAGGAGCTGGCCGCGACCGGTGCCGGCCAGCCCGGCGCCGCGGCAGCGCTGGCCTCGGCCCTGATCCTGGGCGGCGCGATTCTGTACCGCAGGTCCCGTAACGCCGCCTGA
- a CDS encoding vitamin K epoxide reductase family protein: protein MATNTVGVPRQQGRPQNRKDAEPIAASRALAWVLLITGAAGVLAAWIITLDKFLLLENPDFKPACSLNPVVSCGSVMKSEQAAAFGFPNPMLGLVAYGAVVCVGAGLLAGARHRGWFWLGLDAGMLFGVGFCSWLMVQSLYEINALCLWCCLTWAATLVMFWAVTAHTVRTGILPAPAPVRNFFAEFGWAPPVLHTGVIGMLILTRWWDFWTG, encoded by the coding sequence ATGGCAACAAATACCGTGGGCGTCCCCCGCCAGCAGGGCCGCCCCCAGAACCGCAAGGACGCAGAACCGATCGCAGCTTCCCGCGCGCTGGCCTGGGTACTGCTGATCACCGGGGCCGCCGGAGTGCTGGCCGCCTGGATCATCACCCTGGACAAGTTCCTGCTGCTGGAGAACCCGGACTTCAAGCCCGCGTGCAGTCTCAATCCGGTGGTCTCCTGCGGCAGCGTGATGAAGAGCGAGCAGGCGGCGGCCTTCGGCTTCCCGAACCCGATGCTGGGACTGGTCGCCTACGGGGCGGTCGTGTGCGTCGGCGCCGGCCTGCTGGCCGGGGCCCGCCACCGCGGCTGGTTCTGGCTCGGTCTCGACGCCGGAATGCTCTTCGGCGTCGGATTCTGCTCCTGGCTCATGGTCCAGTCGCTCTACGAGATCAACGCGCTCTGCCTGTGGTGCTGCCTGACCTGGGCGGCCACCCTGGTGATGTTCTGGGCGGTCACCGCGCACACCGTCCGGACGGGGATCCTCCCCGCGCCCGCGCCCGTACGGAACTTCTTCGCCGAATTCGGCTGGGCCCCGCCCGTCCTGCACACCGGCGTGATCGGGATGCTCATCCTGACCCGGTGGTGGGACTTCTGGACCGGCTGA
- a CDS encoding fructose-specific PTS transporter subunit EIIC produces MSEMITPQLVDLDLSAESKEGAARALAERMVALGRVTDLDGFLADVAAREAQMPTGLEGGIGIPHCRSAHVTTPTLAFGRSTSGIDFGAPDGPADLIFLIAAPAGADDAHLSILSTLARRLMRPDFVAALRAATTPAEAAALVAGESENPAPPATNPAPPAPNSAPPAFEERGSGGGAPGFGKGRGGESPAGQPFRVVAVTSCPTGIAHTYMAAEALTQAAQAEGIELTVETQGSAGFTKLTPETIAAADAAVFAHDVPVRERARFAGKPTVDVGVKAGINRPAELLQEARDKAARGEISTTPTPVEEAGEPQDGYGAKLRTWLMSGVSYMVPFVAAGGLLIALAFAIGGYEINTAPSVADHFVWTEAASWAALLFQTGGLAFGFLVPVLAGYIAYGMADRPGLVPGFVGGAVALTINAGFLGGLIAGLIAGGTVLAVQRLKIPTALRGIMPVVVLPLIGSAVTAFLMFLVVGKPVASLQQALTDWLSGLSGANAIILGVILGLMMCFDLGGPLNKVAYAFAIGGLATPNEGSLKVMAAVMAAGMVPPLAMALATTVRGRLFSKTERENGKAAWFLGASFISEGAIPFAAADPLRVIPASMVGGAVTGALSMAFECTLRAPHGGIFVIPLIGNPLLYLIAIAAGTATTAGLVVLLKGMRKQDESPRQQAGAAEAAPLPDPAQVTTAA; encoded by the coding sequence ATGAGCGAGATGATCACCCCTCAACTGGTCGACCTCGACCTGTCCGCCGAGTCCAAGGAGGGGGCGGCACGTGCCCTCGCCGAACGGATGGTGGCGCTGGGCCGGGTCACCGACCTGGACGGCTTCCTGGCCGACGTGGCGGCGCGCGAGGCCCAGATGCCGACCGGCCTGGAAGGCGGCATAGGCATCCCCCACTGCCGGTCCGCCCACGTCACGACCCCCACCCTGGCCTTCGGCCGCTCCACCTCCGGCATCGACTTCGGCGCCCCGGACGGCCCGGCGGACCTGATCTTCCTGATAGCCGCCCCCGCAGGCGCCGACGACGCCCACCTGTCGATCCTCTCCACCCTGGCCCGCCGCCTGATGCGCCCCGACTTCGTCGCAGCCCTCCGCGCGGCGACCACCCCGGCGGAAGCCGCGGCCCTGGTCGCGGGCGAATCCGAGAACCCGGCCCCGCCGGCCACCAATCCAGCCCCTCCAGCGCCCAATTCAGCCCCTCCGGCGTTTGAGGAGCGGGGGTCCGGGGGCGGAGCCCCCGGTTTCGGGAAGGGGCGGGGTGGGGAAAGCCCCGCAGGGCAGCCGTTCCGAGTGGTGGCCGTCACCTCCTGCCCCACGGGCATCGCCCACACCTACATGGCCGCCGAGGCCCTCACCCAGGCCGCCCAAGCCGAAGGCATAGAGCTCACGGTCGAAACCCAGGGCTCCGCCGGCTTCACCAAGCTCACCCCCGAAACCATCGCCGCCGCCGACGCGGCCGTCTTCGCCCACGACGTCCCGGTCAGGGAAAGGGCCCGCTTCGCCGGCAAGCCCACCGTCGACGTGGGCGTCAAGGCGGGCATCAACCGCCCCGCGGAACTCCTCCAGGAGGCCCGCGACAAGGCCGCCCGAGGCGAGATCTCCACCACCCCGACCCCGGTCGAAGAGGCCGGCGAGCCCCAGGACGGCTACGGCGCGAAGCTCCGCACCTGGCTGATGTCCGGCGTCAGTTACATGGTCCCCTTCGTCGCCGCGGGCGGCCTCCTCATCGCCCTCGCCTTCGCCATCGGCGGATACGAGATCAACACCGCGCCCTCGGTCGCCGACCACTTCGTCTGGACCGAGGCCGCCAGCTGGGCCGCGCTCCTCTTCCAGACCGGCGGCCTCGCCTTCGGCTTCCTCGTCCCGGTCCTCGCCGGCTACATCGCCTACGGCATGGCCGACCGCCCCGGTCTCGTCCCCGGCTTCGTCGGCGGCGCCGTGGCCCTGACCATCAACGCCGGCTTCCTCGGCGGCCTGATCGCCGGCCTCATCGCGGGCGGCACCGTCCTCGCCGTCCAGCGGCTGAAGATCCCCACCGCCCTGCGCGGGATCATGCCGGTGGTGGTCCTGCCGCTCATCGGCTCCGCCGTCACCGCGTTCCTGATGTTCCTGGTCGTCGGCAAGCCCGTCGCCTCGCTCCAACAGGCCCTCACCGACTGGCTGTCGGGCCTCTCCGGAGCCAACGCGATCATCCTCGGCGTCATCCTCGGCCTGATGATGTGCTTCGACCTCGGCGGCCCGCTCAACAAGGTGGCCTACGCCTTCGCCATCGGCGGCCTCGCCACCCCCAACGAGGGCAGCCTCAAGGTCATGGCCGCCGTGATGGCCGCCGGCATGGTGCCGCCGCTGGCGATGGCGCTGGCCACCACGGTCCGCGGCCGGCTCTTCTCCAAGACCGAGCGCGAGAACGGCAAGGCCGCCTGGTTCCTCGGCGCCTCCTTCATCAGCGAGGGCGCCATCCCGTTCGCCGCGGCCGACCCGCTGCGCGTGATCCCGGCCTCCATGGTGGGCGGCGCGGTCACCGGAGCGCTCTCGATGGCCTTCGAGTGCACCCTGCGGGCCCCGCACGGCGGTATCTTCGTGATCCCGCTGATCGGCAACCCGCTGCTCTACCTGATCGCCATCGCCGCCGGTACGGCCACCACCGCCGGCCTGGTCGTCCTCCTCAAGGGGATGCGCAAGCAGGACGAGTCCCCGCGGCAGCAGGCCGGGGCCGCCGAAGCGGCGCCCCTGCCGGACCCGGCGCAGGTCACCACCGCAGCCTGA
- the pfkB gene encoding 1-phosphofructokinase, with product MILTVTPNPSLDRTYEVPSLDRGEVLRATTDRVDPGGKGVNVSRAVAAAGVRTTAVLPLGGAPGTMIAELLGAQGVDVTAVSIAGQTRSNISLAEPDGTLTKINAAGPALTPEESALLLETVRTCSGGAAWIACCGSLPRGLSPEWYADIVTRAHAAGARIALDTSGPALLAALPARPDVIKPNASELAAAVGRPLATLGDVLKAAEELRSLGAGAVLASLGADGQLLVSEEGTYYGTAPVSSVRSNVGAGDASLAGFLIAGGTGPAALASALAHGAAAVQLPGSAMPAPSDLRPDAVHITQDLPLDLPLSEMSDER from the coding sequence ATGATCCTCACCGTCACCCCCAATCCCTCCCTCGACCGGACCTACGAAGTCCCCTCGCTGGACCGCGGTGAGGTACTGCGCGCCACCACCGACCGGGTCGACCCCGGGGGCAAGGGCGTGAACGTCTCCCGCGCGGTGGCCGCCGCGGGCGTCCGTACGACGGCGGTCCTGCCGCTCGGCGGCGCACCGGGCACGATGATCGCCGAACTCCTCGGCGCCCAGGGCGTGGACGTCACGGCGGTCTCCATCGCCGGACAGACCCGCTCCAACATCTCCCTCGCCGAACCGGACGGCACGCTCACCAAGATCAACGCCGCCGGCCCGGCGCTGACCCCCGAGGAATCGGCGCTCCTCCTGGAAACGGTCCGCACCTGCTCGGGCGGCGCCGCCTGGATCGCCTGCTGCGGCAGCCTCCCGCGCGGCCTGAGCCCCGAGTGGTACGCCGACATCGTGACCCGGGCCCACGCCGCGGGCGCCCGCATCGCGCTGGACACCTCGGGCCCGGCACTGCTCGCGGCGCTGCCGGCCCGCCCGGACGTGATCAAGCCCAACGCCTCGGAGCTCGCGGCGGCGGTCGGACGGCCCCTGGCCACCCTCGGCGACGTGCTCAAGGCCGCGGAGGAGCTGCGCTCGCTGGGCGCGGGCGCGGTCCTGGCCTCCCTCGGCGCGGACGGCCAGCTCCTGGTCTCCGAGGAGGGCACCTACTACGGCACGGCGCCCGTCTCCTCGGTCCGCAGCAACGTCGGCGCGGGTGACGCGTCCCTCGCCGGCTTCCTGATCGCGGGGGGTACGGGCCCTGCGGCCCTGGCCTCCGCCCTGGCCCACGGCGCTGCCGCGGTCCAGCTTCCGGGCAGCGCCATGCCGGCCCCTTCCGACCTGCGCCCCGACGCGGTCCACATCACCCAGGACCTGCCCCTGGACCTCCCTCTGTCCGAAATGAGCGACGAGCGATGA
- a CDS encoding rodlin: MIKKFAAGAAVAASFVGLGAAMAPQAMAIGNDHGINTVNGNGASQIYGNQATYGNMSPQMALIQGSFNKPCIALPAKANVQSVLALVNVGVQDIPVLSSPQNQQCTENSTQAKGDEALSHILSNIPVLSGNASAGS, translated from the coding sequence ATGATCAAGAAGTTTGCGGCCGGCGCAGCGGTTGCCGCCTCGTTCGTCGGTCTGGGTGCCGCCATGGCCCCGCAGGCCATGGCCATCGGCAATGACCACGGCATCAACACCGTGAACGGCAACGGGGCCTCGCAGATCTACGGCAACCAGGCCACGTACGGCAACATGAGCCCGCAGATGGCCCTCATCCAGGGCTCGTTCAACAAGCCCTGCATCGCTCTGCCCGCCAAGGCCAACGTCCAGTCCGTCCTGGCTCTGGTCAACGTCGGCGTCCAGGACATCCCCGTCCTGTCCAGCCCGCAGAACCAGCAGTGCACCGAGAACTCCACCCAGGCCAAGGGCGACGAGGCTCTCTCGCACATCCTCAGCAACATCCCGGTCCTGTCCGGCAACGCCTCCGCCGGCAGCTGA
- a CDS encoding chaplin, translated as MTYKKAVVLAAGILMAAGAASPAMADAAADGKAVGSPGVLSGNVLQVPVHVPVNVCGNTVNVIALLNPSFGNTCVNA; from the coding sequence ATGACGTACAAGAAGGCAGTGGTGCTGGCCGCCGGCATTCTGATGGCAGCCGGTGCCGCCTCCCCCGCCATGGCCGACGCGGCGGCGGACGGCAAGGCCGTCGGCTCCCCGGGCGTCCTGTCCGGCAACGTGCTCCAGGTCCCGGTGCACGTCCCGGTCAACGTCTGCGGCAACACCGTCAACGTGATCGCGCTGCTGAACCCCTCGTTCGGCAACACCTGCGTCAACGCCTGA
- a CDS encoding rodlin, producing MLKKIMTAAAVTAAAVGAGAAAAAPAMAIGNDNGINTVNGNGAVQAYGNQKTHGDMSPQLGVVQGTLNKPCIGLPAKVNAQSLVALLNIGVQDINVLSNPQNQQCTENSTQAKGDEPLSHILDNIPVLSGNLSANS from the coding sequence ATGCTCAAGAAGATCATGACTGCTGCCGCGGTCACCGCCGCCGCCGTCGGCGCGGGCGCTGCTGCTGCCGCCCCCGCCATGGCGATCGGCAACGACAACGGGATCAACACCGTCAACGGGAACGGTGCCGTGCAGGCGTACGGCAACCAGAAGACCCACGGTGACATGAGCCCGCAGCTCGGCGTCGTCCAGGGCACCCTGAACAAGCCCTGCATCGGTCTGCCGGCCAAGGTCAACGCCCAGTCGCTGGTCGCGCTGCTCAACATCGGTGTCCAGGACATCAACGTCCTGTCCAACCCGCAGAACCAGCAGTGCACCGAGAACTCCACCCAGGCGAAGGGCGACGAGCCGCTCTCGCACATCCTGGACAACATCCCGGTCCTCTCGGGCAACCTCTCCGCCAACAGCTGA
- a CDS encoding glycosyltransferase, with the protein MPTQPSSPSPSPSPSPDRPPVVLHLVQPVEGGVARVVVDLVRAQSAAGLRTYVGCPRGGQLADAAREAGAEVLTWRAGRAPGPGLAAEVLGARRLIGRVRPDLLHAHSAKAGLAGRLAVRGAVPTVFQPHAWSFDAVGGATAALALRWERFGARWADRVLCVSEAERRTGESEGIAAHWSVIRNGVDLAHFRPGGPDPVQDKARARAELPLPTAFQGDGPLAVCVGRLCQQKGQDVLLRAWPELLGAVPGARLVLVGDGPDMERLCRGAPPSVHFAGAAFDIRPWLRAADLVVLPSRWEGMALAPLEAMACGRPVLVSDVSGARESLPPGQGRLCLVEPEDPTALAKALGGLLAEPRLLAALGEQAERHARMEFDVRRTTDAVTGLYHELLGRPRPLNQERISR; encoded by the coding sequence GTGCCGACGCAGCCTTCTTCACCCTCTCCTTCTCCTTCCCCCTCTCCTGACCGGCCTCCGGTCGTCCTCCACCTCGTCCAGCCGGTCGAGGGCGGGGTCGCCCGCGTCGTCGTCGACCTCGTCCGCGCCCAGTCCGCGGCCGGCCTGCGGACCTACGTCGGCTGCCCGCGCGGCGGACAGCTCGCGGACGCCGCCCGCGAGGCCGGGGCCGAGGTGCTCACCTGGCGTGCCGGGCGTGCTCCCGGGCCGGGCCTGGCCGCCGAAGTGCTCGGCGCGCGCCGCCTGATCGGACGCGTCCGGCCCGACCTCCTGCACGCCCACAGCGCCAAGGCCGGACTCGCCGGGCGGCTCGCCGTGCGCGGGGCCGTCCCGACCGTCTTCCAGCCGCACGCCTGGTCCTTCGACGCCGTGGGCGGGGCCACCGCCGCGCTCGCGCTGCGCTGGGAACGCTTCGGGGCCCGTTGGGCCGACCGGGTGCTCTGCGTCAGCGAGGCCGAACGCCGCACCGGCGAGTCCGAGGGGATCGCCGCCCACTGGTCGGTGATCCGCAACGGCGTCGACCTCGCCCACTTCCGCCCCGGCGGCCCGGACCCCGTCCAGGACAAGGCCCGGGCGCGCGCCGAACTCCCGCTGCCCACCGCCTTCCAGGGCGACGGGCCGCTCGCCGTCTGCGTCGGCCGGCTCTGCCAGCAGAAGGGGCAGGACGTCCTGCTGCGTGCCTGGCCGGAGCTGCTCGGAGCCGTTCCCGGGGCCCGCCTCGTGCTCGTCGGGGACGGCCCGGACATGGAACGGCTGTGCCGCGGGGCACCGCCCTCGGTCCACTTCGCGGGGGCCGCCTTCGACATCCGGCCGTGGCTTCGGGCCGCCGATCTCGTTGTACTGCCGTCGCGGTGGGAAGGCATGGCGCTCGCCCCGCTCGAAGCCATGGCCTGTGGCCGCCCGGTCCTGGTCTCCGACGTCAGCGGTGCCAGGGAGAGCCTCCCGCCCGGCCAGGGACGGCTGTGCCTGGTGGAACCGGAGGACCCGACGGCGCTGGCCAAGGCCCTGGGCGGGCTGCTCGCCGAGCCGCGGCTGCTCGCCGCACTCGGGGAGCAGGCGGAGCGGCACGCGCGGATGGAATTCGACGTGCGGCGCACCACGGACGCGGTCACCGGTCTGTATCACGAACTGCTGGGCAGGCCCCGGCCCTTGAACCAGGAGCGCATCAGCCGATGA
- a CDS encoding chaplin: protein MNTAKKAALVLATAGLAAAGAAGSAMADSKAEGAAVGSPGVLSGNLGQVPVHVPVNVCGNSVNVIGALNPAFGNVCVND, encoded by the coding sequence ATGAACACTGCCAAGAAGGCCGCCCTGGTCCTGGCCACCGCTGGTCTCGCTGCGGCCGGTGCCGCCGGCTCCGCAATGGCCGACTCCAAGGCTGAGGGCGCGGCCGTGGGTTCCCCCGGTGTCCTCTCGGGCAACCTGGGACAGGTCCCGGTCCACGTCCCGGTCAACGTCTGCGGCAACTCCGTGAACGTGATCGGCGCGCTGAACCCGGCGTTCGGCAACGTCTGCGTCAACGACTGA